One Chryseobacterium sp. StRB126 genomic region harbors:
- a CDS encoding lmo0937 family membrane protein, producing the protein MRSLLWLIAVICIVVWLLGMLGIIPGISTGYLIHVLLVIAIIVVLYNIITGKKPLE; encoded by the coding sequence ATGAGAAGTTTATTATGGTTAATTGCAGTGATCTGCATCGTTGTATGGCTTTTAGGAATGCTGGGAATTATTCCGGGAATCAGTACAGGGTATTTAATACATGTATTGCTTGTTATCGCCATTATTGTTGTTCTTTATAACATTATTACAGGGAAAAAGCCGCTGGAATAG
- a CDS encoding bifunctional UDP-N-acetylmuramoyl-tripeptide:D-alanyl-D-alanine ligase/alanine racemase — protein MNYTVQQIAKITNAEVIGDKNLVVKNIAYDSRIIYSIKNTAFIAINTHKNSGEKFIEAAIDRGINIIISEHQYPQFENITWIIVKDSVDFLQQLAKYHFENSHLQSIGITGSNGKTIVKEWLYQCLWNEFSTVKSPKSFNSQIGLPLSLLQINDSHQLGIFEVGISHPNEMEKLENIFHPQIGLLTHIGNAHAANFSSEEELIDEKIKLFKDSEVIIYNGDHSLVDQKIKNLYADKKLISYGFKKENQVFIKKNTKDENIIVDYFGEEISFPAHQRDESTLTNATALITVLKVLEIENKKIVEKINLLKAVEMRLEAIEGIKGNIVINDSFNLDLDSLKTALQFLKEYNKPKKSLVLTDIVGVNTNSQELYEEVSELVNEQHFDSVFLIGDEISKFSELFNSKTYTFIDTKELIESKHLSEIENQIILLKGARKFEIEKLKDILELRKHDTVLEINLNAILHNINYHKSLLKPETKMMAMVKANAYGLGSYEISEFLQHHHIDYLGVAFADEGVELRKKGITTPIIIMNPEQHSYQTIIEYNLEPEIYSFRVLELFYEAVQKSGYDKKYPIHIKLETGMHRLGFKGFELDQLSETLSEKNLKVQSMFSHLSSSDVPEEREFTMNQFKVFDKNSNYLIEKLGYAPLRHILNSSGITSYADHQYDMVRIGIGMLGESPDSEIQKQLQSVVSFKTVISQISMVENGESVGYSRRFKADHLTKIATIPVGYADGIPRLIGNQVGSLGVNKTLAPIVGNICMDMMMINVENVPNVKEGDMVTVFNAKPSLKEFAGYCKTITYEVLTSISPRVKRIYIKD, from the coding sequence ATGAACTATACCGTACAACAAATTGCAAAGATCACCAATGCCGAGGTTATTGGAGACAAGAATTTAGTGGTTAAAAATATAGCCTATGACAGCAGGATTATTTATTCAATTAAGAATACCGCGTTTATTGCTATCAACACTCATAAAAACTCTGGCGAAAAGTTCATTGAAGCTGCTATAGACAGGGGGATCAACATTATTATTTCTGAACATCAGTATCCGCAGTTTGAAAACATAACGTGGATTATTGTTAAGGATTCTGTAGATTTTCTACAACAATTAGCAAAGTATCATTTCGAAAACTCTCATTTACAATCCATCGGAATCACAGGAAGTAATGGAAAAACCATTGTAAAGGAATGGTTGTATCAATGTTTATGGAATGAATTTTCAACGGTAAAAAGTCCAAAGAGCTTTAATTCTCAGATAGGGCTTCCCCTTTCTCTCCTTCAAATTAACGATTCTCACCAGCTGGGAATTTTTGAAGTAGGGATTTCCCATCCAAATGAAATGGAAAAGCTGGAAAATATTTTCCATCCTCAAATCGGATTGTTAACACATATCGGAAATGCTCATGCGGCCAACTTTTCTTCCGAAGAAGAACTGATTGATGAAAAGATTAAACTTTTCAAAGATTCTGAAGTGATCATTTATAATGGTGACCATTCTTTGGTAGATCAAAAAATAAAAAATTTATACGCTGATAAAAAATTAATCTCTTACGGGTTCAAAAAAGAAAATCAGGTCTTCATCAAAAAAAATACAAAGGATGAAAACATCATTGTTGACTATTTTGGTGAAGAAATCAGTTTTCCTGCCCATCAGAGAGACGAATCAACGTTAACCAATGCTACAGCGCTTATCACAGTCCTTAAGGTGTTGGAGATCGAAAATAAAAAGATCGTTGAAAAAATCAACCTTTTAAAAGCCGTCGAAATGAGGCTTGAAGCAATTGAAGGAATTAAGGGCAATATTGTCATCAACGATTCTTTTAACCTAGATCTTGATTCTTTGAAAACTGCCCTTCAATTTTTAAAGGAATATAATAAACCGAAAAAATCTCTGGTCTTAACAGACATCGTAGGAGTGAATACCAATTCTCAGGAATTGTATGAAGAAGTTTCAGAATTGGTGAATGAGCAACATTTCGATTCTGTATTTCTGATTGGTGATGAAATTTCAAAGTTTAGTGAATTATTTAATTCTAAAACATATACTTTCATCGATACCAAAGAACTGATCGAAAGCAAACATCTTTCAGAAATCGAAAATCAGATTATTCTTCTCAAAGGAGCCAGAAAATTTGAAATTGAAAAACTAAAAGATATTCTTGAGCTCAGAAAACATGATACAGTTTTAGAGATTAACCTGAATGCTATTCTTCATAACATCAATTATCACAAATCACTGCTCAAGCCAGAAACGAAAATGATGGCTATGGTAAAAGCCAATGCTTACGGTTTGGGGAGTTATGAAATTTCAGAATTCCTGCAACACCATCACATCGATTATCTGGGTGTAGCATTTGCGGATGAAGGTGTAGAACTTCGTAAAAAAGGAATCACCACTCCTATTATAATAATGAATCCGGAACAACACAGTTACCAAACCATCATAGAATATAACCTGGAACCTGAAATTTACAGCTTCAGGGTTTTAGAATTATTCTATGAAGCTGTTCAAAAATCCGGGTATGATAAAAAATATCCAATTCATATTAAACTCGAAACAGGAATGCACCGTCTTGGGTTTAAAGGTTTTGAGCTGGATCAGTTGAGTGAAACTTTAAGTGAAAAAAATCTTAAAGTTCAGAGTATGTTCAGCCATTTATCTTCTTCGGATGTGCCTGAGGAAAGGGAATTTACAATGAATCAATTCAAGGTATTTGATAAGAACTCAAACTACCTGATAGAAAAACTAGGTTATGCTCCTCTTCGACATATTTTAAATTCTTCTGGAATTACAAGCTATGCGGATCACCAATATGATATGGTAAGAATCGGTATCGGAATGCTTGGAGAATCCCCGGATTCTGAAATTCAGAAACAATTACAGTCTGTGGTAAGTTTTAAAACCGTAATTTCACAGATATCAATGGTTGAAAACGGTGAATCTGTTGGATACAGCAGAAGATTTAAAGCAGATCATCTTACCAAGATCGCTACCATTCCTGTTGGATATGCAGATGGTATTCCAAGATTGATAGGAAACCAGGTTGGAAGCCTGGGCGTAAATAAAACATTGGCTCCTATTGTTGGGAATATCTGTATGGATATGATGATGATTAACGTGGAAAATGTTCCGAATGTAAAGGAAGGCGACATGGTAACCGTCTTTAATGCAAAACCAAGTTTAAAAGAATTTGCAGGCTACTGCAAAACGATAACCTATGAAGTATTAACATCCATTTCGCCACGGGTGAAACGGATTTATATAAAAGATTAA
- the rsmI gene encoding 16S rRNA (cytidine(1402)-2'-O)-methyltransferase has translation MSGILYFVPTPVGNLEDMTFRAINVLKEVDYILCEDTRTSGILLKHFEISKPLKSYHLHNEHQATEKVMTDLKNGQNIAIITDAGTPGISDPGYLLAKAGADNNIEMICLPGATALIPALVVSGLPNNEFLFAGFLPQKKGRQTKLKQLAEEKKTIVLYESPHKINTTLEQIKEFFGENTKASLSREISKKFEETKRGTINELIEFSKSKTLKGEIVLIVNNSI, from the coding sequence TTGAGCGGAATCCTATATTTTGTTCCCACACCCGTTGGGAATCTGGAAGATATGACTTTCAGGGCAATCAATGTCCTTAAAGAGGTAGATTATATTTTATGTGAAGATACCAGAACTTCTGGAATACTTTTAAAACATTTTGAAATCTCCAAGCCTTTAAAATCCTATCATTTACACAATGAGCATCAGGCAACGGAGAAAGTAATGACAGACCTTAAAAACGGTCAGAATATCGCAATAATAACTGATGCAGGAACCCCAGGAATTTCAGATCCGGGGTATTTATTGGCAAAAGCAGGGGCAGACAATAATATTGAAATGATCTGCCTTCCTGGGGCAACAGCTTTAATCCCGGCTTTAGTGGTTTCGGGGCTTCCGAACAATGAATTTTTATTTGCTGGATTTTTACCGCAAAAAAAGGGAAGACAAACCAAGTTAAAGCAGCTTGCTGAAGAAAAGAAAACCATTGTACTGTACGAAAGTCCACACAAGATTAATACAACATTAGAACAGATCAAGGAATTCTTTGGTGAAAATACCAAGGCAAGTTTAAGCCGTGAAATTTCTAAGAAATTCGAAGAAACCAAACGCGGAACAATCAATGAGTTAATTGAATTTTCCAAGAGTAAAACTTTAAAAGGAGAGATTGTTCTTATTGTCAATAATTCTATTTAA
- the surE gene encoding 5'/3'-nucleotidase SurE, which produces MERPLILVTNDDGITAPGIRNLISFMNEIGEVVVVAPDSPQSGKGHAITINSTLSYEEVKLEGPQTDYSCSGTPVDCVKMALDKILTRKPDIVVSGINHGANSSINVIYSGTMSAAVEAGVEGIPAIGFSLLDFSWEADFTQAKEFIQNIVRRTLENPMPKGIVLNVNIPKLPASEIKGIKVCKQANAKWEESFDERVNPHGKKYYWLTGYFNNMDDSEDADETALANGYISIVPVKFDLTAYEYMKTLEEVMAFDAVKESK; this is translated from the coding sequence ATGGAAAGACCGCTTATTCTGGTTACTAATGACGATGGAATTACAGCTCCCGGTATCAGAAATCTAATCAGCTTTATGAACGAAATTGGAGAAGTAGTTGTGGTAGCCCCAGACTCTCCTCAAAGTGGTAAAGGCCACGCTATCACTATTAACTCTACGCTAAGCTACGAAGAAGTGAAGCTTGAGGGGCCACAAACAGATTATTCATGCAGTGGAACGCCTGTAGACTGCGTAAAAATGGCTCTTGATAAAATTCTGACAAGAAAACCCGATATTGTAGTTTCAGGGATCAATCATGGTGCCAATTCATCCATCAATGTAATTTATTCAGGTACAATGTCTGCCGCTGTAGAAGCAGGTGTAGAAGGAATTCCTGCGATCGGATTCTCATTACTGGATTTTAGTTGGGAAGCAGATTTTACCCAGGCTAAAGAATTTATTCAGAATATTGTAAGAAGAACGCTTGAAAATCCAATGCCGAAAGGAATCGTTCTGAATGTGAACATTCCGAAACTTCCTGCATCGGAAATAAAAGGTATAAAAGTTTGCAAACAAGCGAATGCTAAATGGGAAGAAAGCTTTGATGAGAGGGTGAATCCACATGGGAAAAAGTATTACTGGTTAACAGGGTACTTCAACAATATGGATGATTCTGAAGATGCGGATGAAACTGCTTTGGCTAACGGATATATTTCGATTGTGCCTGTAAAATTTGACCTTACAGCGTATGAATACATGAAAACACTAGAAGAAGTAATGGCTTTTGATGCCGTAAAGGAATCTAAGTAA
- a CDS encoding radical SAM protein: protein MPVRNYTYYDYTISLCPECLKRVGAKIIIEDEAVFMTKRCPDHGFFKTKIASDVHYYKNIRNYNKASEMPLHFGTDVEYGCPYDCGLCVDHEQHSCLSIVEVTDRCNLTCPTCYAMSSPHYGSHRSLEEIEAMFDVIVKNEGEPDVVQISGGEPTIHPEFFKIMDIAKSKPIKHLMLNTNGIRIANDPGFAEKLATYAPEFEVYLQFDSFKPEVLEDFRGKDLTSVRMKALEKLNELNLSTTLVIVLQKDKNIDEIGKIIEFALKQKCVRGITFQPVEIAGRNREDSAHEKITLTEVRQEILNQFPLLNSDDIIPVPCNPDALAMGYILKLQGEVIPLTRYINPADLLNNESKNTIVYEQDAGLHMQLLDIFSTGISVDKVQPKVNQLLCCLPEVCAPDLDYDNLFRIIIMNFMDAHDFDVRAVKKSCVHIVNKDLKLIPFETMNLFYRDDKKSYLEELRNEDKVLF, encoded by the coding sequence ATGCCAGTAAGAAACTATACTTATTACGATTATACGATCAGTCTTTGTCCGGAATGCCTGAAAAGGGTAGGAGCGAAGATTATTATAGAAGACGAAGCCGTTTTCATGACCAAAAGATGTCCGGATCATGGCTTTTTCAAAACAAAAATTGCTTCTGATGTTCATTATTACAAGAACATCAGAAATTATAACAAAGCTTCCGAAATGCCGCTTCATTTCGGAACCGATGTGGAATATGGATGTCCCTATGATTGTGGTCTTTGCGTAGATCACGAGCAGCATAGTTGTCTTTCCATCGTAGAAGTTACGGACCGTTGTAATCTCACCTGCCCAACCTGCTATGCGATGTCTTCCCCACATTACGGAAGCCACAGAAGTCTGGAGGAAATTGAGGCCATGTTTGATGTGATTGTAAAAAATGAAGGGGAGCCCGATGTGGTCCAGATCAGTGGTGGAGAACCTACTATTCACCCTGAGTTTTTCAAGATTATGGATATTGCCAAATCAAAACCCATTAAACATTTGATGTTGAATACCAATGGAATAAGAATTGCCAATGATCCTGGTTTTGCTGAAAAACTGGCAACCTATGCACCTGAGTTTGAAGTGTATCTTCAGTTTGACTCTTTTAAACCGGAAGTTTTGGAAGATTTCAGAGGAAAAGATCTTACTTCTGTAAGGATGAAGGCTTTGGAAAAACTGAACGAACTCAATCTTTCTACAACCTTGGTGATTGTTCTTCAAAAAGATAAAAATATTGATGAGATCGGAAAGATTATTGAATTTGCCCTAAAACAGAAATGCGTAAGAGGAATTACCTTCCAACCGGTAGAAATTGCCGGAAGGAACAGAGAAGATTCTGCTCATGAGAAAATCACTTTAACGGAGGTAAGACAGGAGATTTTGAATCAGTTCCCGCTTTTAAACTCTGATGATATTATTCCCGTTCCGTGTAATCCGGATGCGCTTGCAATGGGCTATATATTAAAACTTCAAGGGGAGGTTATTCCTTTAACCCGATATATCAATCCTGCCGATCTTCTGAATAATGAATCCAAAAATACCATTGTTTACGAACAGGATGCAGGGCTTCATATGCAGTTACTGGATATCTTCAGCACCGGTATTTCTGTAGATAAGGTACAACCTAAAGTTAACCAGCTACTTTGTTGTCTTCCTGAAGTATGTGCTCCGGATCTGGACTACGATAACCTGTTTAGAATTATCATTATGAACTTCATGGATGCTCATGATTTTGATGTAAGAGCAGTAAAGAAATCTTGTGTTCATATCGTCAATAAGGACCTAAAATTAATTCCGTTTGAAACCATGAACCTTTTCTACAGAGATGATAAGAAAAGCTATCTGGAAGAATTAAGGAACGAAGATAAGGTGTTATTTTAA
- a CDS encoding WG repeat-containing protein, producing the protein MKKLIFVLCSTVCIAQTNQYTKVLLSKKTGREVSSYSDGFGIAYDPVSKKQGIVDARGNITFESSNRGGISHIFKNRFILYSEEGNTRKSAIIDEKGNELLPLEDQDFNTPWWSKERIIASRQGKEAVYDFSGKLIIPDSDKVRFAGKDAFFILKDKKWFLYDFNGKQLSDREFKDDYSFENGKALISNEENQSEIIGKNGQTLHKFSKNVVDINGYPYLITQNKGTGKYGLIDAEDKIIADEIYSDITPEYFGNKEYIYLRKSNKTTVFYKKDQKLYPNNFKYLYALSNHFFRVYSDKSDQSGVVDLQGNIVVSQEYDFIKNFTISGKDFIYLKKGNEEKFLDNELKNILNKDDQIVGFYPENLIIRRQDRYYRFLVTNKTTVELKEVKQVKNQDVEYFNILNEYSKPLVCMNNANLYGILDAKGMEIVPFAYEDIIAFENFENEIVVKKEGKYGVLNFQNEPLTDIIYDKYSWMKEVLKLSKDKKTDLIYFTRFRNDASEL; encoded by the coding sequence TTGAAAAAACTAATTTTTGTATTGTGTTCTACAGTTTGTATAGCGCAAACTAACCAATACACTAAGGTTCTTCTTTCCAAAAAGACTGGGAGGGAGGTAAGTTCATACTCTGATGGTTTTGGAATAGCTTATGATCCTGTTTCCAAAAAGCAGGGCATTGTAGATGCTAGGGGAAATATTACCTTCGAATCTTCGAATAGAGGTGGAATTTCTCACATTTTTAAAAACAGATTTATTCTTTATTCTGAGGAAGGAAACACAAGAAAATCTGCAATTATTGATGAAAAAGGGAATGAACTGCTTCCTCTTGAAGATCAGGATTTCAATACGCCATGGTGGAGTAAAGAACGTATTATTGCTTCCAGACAGGGAAAGGAAGCTGTTTATGATTTTAGCGGAAAACTCATTATTCCAGATTCAGACAAGGTTCGTTTTGCCGGAAAGGATGCTTTCTTTATTTTAAAGGATAAAAAATGGTTTCTGTATGACTTTAATGGAAAGCAGCTGAGCGATAGGGAATTTAAGGATGATTATAGTTTTGAAAATGGAAAAGCTCTTATTAGTAATGAAGAGAATCAGAGCGAGATCATTGGGAAAAACGGACAAACCTTACATAAGTTTTCAAAGAATGTGGTAGATATAAATGGCTACCCTTATCTGATTACCCAAAATAAAGGCACAGGAAAATATGGCCTGATTGATGCGGAGGATAAAATCATTGCTGATGAAATCTACAGTGATATCACTCCCGAATATTTTGGTAATAAAGAATATATTTATCTTAGAAAAAGCAATAAAACAACTGTTTTTTATAAGAAAGATCAAAAGCTTTATCCCAATAATTTTAAATATTTATACGCGTTATCCAATCATTTTTTCAGAGTTTACAGTGATAAATCAGATCAATCGGGTGTTGTAGATCTACAGGGGAATATAGTGGTTTCTCAGGAGTATGATTTTATTAAAAACTTTACCATCTCGGGAAAGGATTTTATTTATCTTAAAAAAGGAAATGAAGAAAAATTTTTAGATAATGAACTTAAAAATATTCTGAATAAAGACGATCAGATTGTCGGGTTTTATCCTGAAAATCTGATTATCCGAAGACAAGATCGTTATTATCGATTTTTGGTGACAAACAAGACTACAGTCGAACTTAAGGAGGTAAAACAGGTGAAGAATCAGGATGTTGAATACTTTAATATTCTGAATGAGTATTCAAAACCTCTTGTCTGCATGAATAATGCTAATCTTTATGGTATTCTGGATGCAAAGGGTATGGAAATTGTTCCCTTTGCTTATGAAGATATCATTGCCTTTGAAAACTTTGAAAATGAAATTGTTGTAAAGAAAGAAGGTAAATACGGCGTCTTAAATTTTCAGAATGAACCTTTAACAGACATTATTTACGATAAATATAGCTGGATGAAAGAAGTATTAAAACTGAGCAAAGACAAAAAAACAGACTTAATTTATTTCACCAGATTTAGAAATGATGCATCAGAACTATAG
- a CDS encoding GMP reductase, giving the protein MRIENDIKLGFKDVMFRPKRSTLKSRSEVNLEREFIFKHTKKKWSGVPVIAANMDTVGTFEMAVELAKDKIITAVHKHYTPEEWDQFLQSQPESIHQYIALSTGTGKADEEKIRLILEKHPKIEFLCIDVANGYSEHFVQFVKTARANFPDKIIIAGNVVTGEMVEELLLVGADIIKVGIGPGSVCTTRVKTGVGYPQLSAIIECADAAHGLGGHIIADGGCKVPGDVAKAFGGGADFVMLGGMFAGHDESGGEMIEENGKKYRLFYGMSSRTAMDKHSGGVAEYRASEGKTVKVAYKGPVAETVKDILGGVRSTCTYVGASKLKELSKRTTFIRVQEQENQIFN; this is encoded by the coding sequence ATGCGTATAGAAAATGACATAAAACTGGGATTTAAGGATGTAATGTTCCGCCCTAAGCGTTCTACATTGAAATCCCGCTCAGAAGTAAACCTGGAAAGGGAGTTTATCTTTAAACATACCAAAAAGAAATGGAGTGGAGTTCCTGTTATCGCTGCTAATATGGATACCGTAGGAACTTTTGAAATGGCTGTTGAACTGGCCAAAGATAAGATCATCACAGCAGTTCATAAACACTATACTCCTGAAGAATGGGATCAGTTTCTGCAAAGCCAGCCTGAAAGCATTCATCAGTATATTGCATTAAGCACAGGTACCGGAAAAGCTGATGAGGAGAAAATTCGTTTAATCCTTGAAAAGCATCCAAAAATCGAGTTTCTTTGTATAGATGTTGCCAATGGTTATTCTGAGCATTTCGTTCAGTTTGTGAAGACAGCAAGGGCTAATTTTCCTGATAAAATTATCATAGCCGGAAACGTAGTAACCGGAGAAATGGTGGAAGAGCTTCTTTTAGTGGGAGCAGACATCATAAAAGTTGGAATCGGACCTGGTTCTGTATGTACTACCCGTGTAAAAACAGGAGTTGGTTACCCGCAATTATCTGCTATTATTGAATGTGCTGATGCTGCTCATGGTTTAGGAGGTCATATTATTGCAGACGGAGGCTGTAAGGTTCCGGGAGATGTTGCCAAAGCTTTTGGTGGCGGAGCCGATTTCGTAATGCTAGGTGGAATGTTTGCCGGTCACGATGAAAGTGGTGGCGAAATGATTGAAGAGAATGGTAAAAAATACCGTCTATTCTATGGAATGAGCTCTAGAACAGCAATGGATAAGCATTCAGGTGGTGTAGCCGAATACCGTGCCTCAGAAGGGAAAACTGTAAAAGTAGCTTACAAAGGACCAGTTGCTGAAACGGTGAAAGATATTTTAGGAGGAGTACGCTCTACCTGTACTTATGTAGGAGCGTCCAAACTTAAAGAACTTTCTAAACGAACCACCTTTATCAGGGTTCAGGAGCAGGAAAATCAGATTTTTAACTGA
- a CDS encoding thymidine kinase, protein MFLENTINHSKQSGWMEVICGSMFSGKTEELIRRLRRAEMAGQNVEIFKPKLDIRYSEEDVVSHNQNKIRSTAVDNPNEILLLASNCDVVGIDEAQFFDESIVEIANQLANSGVRVVIAGLDMDFLGRPFGPIPNLMATAEYVTKVHAICKRTGNLANYSMRTSQGDNLVELGETESYEAVSRRVFIDEVLSKRK, encoded by the coding sequence ATGTTTTTAGAAAATACAATTAATCATTCCAAACAAAGTGGTTGGATGGAAGTGATTTGTGGCTCTATGTTTTCGGGTAAAACCGAGGAGTTGATCCGAAGATTACGTAGAGCAGAAATGGCAGGACAGAATGTAGAAATTTTTAAACCGAAACTGGATATCCGGTATTCTGAAGAGGACGTTGTTTCTCATAATCAGAATAAAATCCGCAGTACCGCAGTAGATAATCCGAATGAGATTCTTCTGCTGGCATCCAATTGTGATGTGGTAGGGATAGATGAAGCTCAGTTTTTTGACGAAAGCATTGTTGAGATAGCCAATCAACTGGCCAACAGCGGCGTTCGAGTGGTCATTGCAGGATTAGACATGGATTTTCTGGGACGTCCTTTTGGGCCAATCCCAAATTTAATGGCTACTGCAGAATATGTAACGAAAGTGCATGCTATTTGCAAGAGAACAGGTAACCTTGCCAACTACTCTATGAGAACCTCACAGGGAGATAATCTGGTAGAGCTGGGTGAAACTGAAAGCTACGAAGCCGTAAGCCGTCGTGTTTTTATTGATGAAGTACTTTCAAAAAGGAAGTAA
- the fabG gene encoding 3-oxoacyl-[acyl-carrier-protein] reductase, giving the protein MKLLEGKVALITGATRGIGKGIAEMYAQQGAKVAFTYAGSVDKAKELEAALSSVTQIKGYQSDASDYDAAQKLVEEVMAEFGQIDILVNNAGITKDNLLLRMSKEDWDQVIKVNLDSVFNLTKAVIKPMMKARSGSIINMTSVVGIQGHAGQANYAASKAGVIGFTKSVALELGSRNIRCNAIAPGFIETEMTAILDEKIVQEWRDGIPMKKGGQPADVANACVFLGSEMASYITGQTLNVDGGMLT; this is encoded by the coding sequence ATGAAATTATTAGAAGGAAAGGTAGCACTAATTACCGGAGCTACAAGAGGAATCGGGAAGGGTATTGCTGAAATGTATGCTCAACAGGGAGCAAAAGTAGCATTTACTTATGCCGGTTCTGTAGACAAAGCTAAAGAATTAGAAGCAGCTTTAAGTTCTGTAACCCAAATTAAAGGATACCAGTCTGACGCATCAGACTATGATGCCGCTCAAAAATTGGTAGAGGAAGTAATGGCAGAGTTTGGGCAAATTGATATTTTGGTAAACAATGCTGGGATTACAAAAGATAACTTATTATTAAGAATGTCTAAAGAAGATTGGGATCAGGTAATCAAAGTAAACCTTGATTCAGTTTTCAACCTTACAAAAGCGGTTATCAAACCGATGATGAAGGCAAGATCAGGATCTATCATTAATATGACTTCTGTAGTAGGAATTCAGGGACATGCAGGACAAGCGAACTATGCAGCTTCTAAAGCAGGTGTAATTGGATTTACAAAATCTGTTGCTTTAGAACTAGGTTCCAGAAATATCAGATGTAACGCTATCGCTCCGGGATTTATTGAAACAGAAATGACAGCTATTTTGGATGAAAAAATAGTTCAGGAATGGAGAGATGGAATTCCAATGAAAAAAGGAGGACAACCTGCTGATGTAGCAAATGCCTGCGTTTTCTTAGGAAGTGAAATGGCATCATACATTACCGGACAGACATTAAACGTTGACGGAGGAATGTTAACTTAA
- a CDS encoding prolipoprotein diacylglyceryl transferase — MDFPVTFHIFDQTILAHPLFEAVGMFLGMRYYFYLKRKSTEKLSFNTSAAVLIGATAGALLGSKLIGNLENPYTMFENFSFQKFWSSNTIVGGLAFGLLGVELAKKVVGHKESTGDLIVFPLMLAIIIGRIGCFLTGIHEETYGIPTDSVFGMRLGDQYLRHPVALYEIGFLIGLWIVLKYIQKQKKYPSGFLFQLFMLSYFTFRFFLDFIKPRVEIVGNLGTIQLVCICVIIYYIYTIKNIQTTHLKYSK, encoded by the coding sequence ATGGATTTTCCTGTAACCTTTCATATTTTTGACCAAACCATTCTTGCCCATCCTCTTTTTGAGGCGGTTGGAATGTTTCTGGGCATGCGGTATTATTTTTATCTTAAAAGAAAATCAACAGAGAAGCTATCGTTCAATACTTCTGCTGCGGTTTTGATAGGAGCAACTGCCGGAGCATTATTGGGATCCAAACTCATCGGAAATCTGGAAAATCCCTACACCATGTTTGAAAACTTCAGCTTTCAGAAATTCTGGTCCAGTAATACCATCGTTGGAGGACTGGCTTTTGGATTATTGGGAGTGGAATTGGCTAAAAAAGTAGTCGGACATAAAGAAAGTACAGGAGATCTGATTGTTTTCCCCTTAATGCTAGCCATAATTATCGGAAGAATTGGCTGTTTTCTTACAGGAATTCATGAGGAAACTTATGGTATTCCAACAGATTCTGTTTTTGGGATGCGTCTGGGAGATCAATATCTCAGACACCCTGTCGCCTTATATGAGATAGGTTTTTTGATTGGTCTTTGGATTGTTTTGAAATATATTCAGAAACAAAAGAAATATCCGTCTGGATTTCTTTTTCAGCTCTTTATGCTCAGTTATTTTACTTTCAGATTCTTTTTAGACTTCATTAAGCCAAGGGTGGAAATTGTGGGAAACCTTGGGACGATTCAACTTGTATGTATTTGTGTAATTATTTACTACATTTATACTATTAAAAACATTCAAACCACTCATTTAAAATATTCAAAATGA